ATGTTTCTTTACTGTGAAGTTACTATTTTTCCCTTTGCAATTAATAAGTGTATCAACACCATTTCAGATTGTATTTTTACCATAATTAACATTATACATGCATTTTCTTATGGACATTTATACTGAAATGGAGTTATAATTTGTAACTAAACTAGGAAATGCTGAAGTTACTTGTTGCCTTGTTTGAAAATCATTTTCCCCTTTCATCTATAGCCTTCTATCACCAGTCTTGCACTTTAAGTTAAAATCTTCAGAAAGCTTCTTCTTGTTCATGTTGACTAAACCTCATGTACTTAATGACCTCATAGGTATGTCGAGAGTACCAACGTGGCAATTGCAACAGAGGAGAAAATGATTGTCGGTTTGCTCATCCTGCTGACAGCACAATGATTGACACCAATGACAACACAGTCACTGTGTGTATGGATTACATCAAAGGGAGATGCTCTCGGGAAAAGTGCAAATACTTTCATCCCCCTGCACATTTGCAAGCCAAGATCAAGGCTGCCCAATACCAGGTCAACCAGGCTGCAGCTGCACAGGCTGCAGCCACCGCAGCTGCCATGGTGAGTAGAGATATCAGCTCTCTCCTTGTTAGCAGCAGTCAGAAAAGCAAAGTGAGCAACTATATCTGACTACAAGCTATTCATTtattaaccttttttaaaaaaattgctgaagATATGTTTGTTCAGGTATCCCAGACAATATATAAAGAAGTTACTTTCACAGAAGTGAGGGTAACTCCTCAAATGGTTCAGATTGCTCCTACTCTTGGCCTAACTCTTAATCTGTCTTATTCTGGATGTAGGGTTTCTGAAATCTCTGCTTTGTAAAGAACCACCTGTCTCCTTTTCAACTTAACGATATTGCCATTTTCAGTCTTCTTATTTCTGTGTGCCATCTAATCAGCCATTGTTTTCCTTTGGTGTGTTCTTTTGCACATCAAGGCTCTTCTTTACATATACCTTGCTTTTAACAATAACATGATCTGGAACTATTTAGGAGAATTGTTCAACAAAATTGTTCTTAGAATTAGCTACAGGATTTTGAGTAGTATACTATCTAGATTGTCTGAAATAATATTGTGGCATAAACATAATAGTAACACTGGAGAAGCTTGACTATGCCATTATATAGAAAGGAGAGAGACAGCAGTACTCAAGGAGTTAGAAATTGGATCATTAAGAATAGCTACTAAACTATATTCTCAAGGTAAATTTTAATGTGATCTAGTAGCTGATTTTAATGAGCCCATTCTTTGTTCTTTGCTTACCTGTTTTaatgttgtcattttttttacataaatatatgacTTAAATCAATGAAATACTCATTTTAAAAGTCACTGTGTAGTATTTCATAACACAGTGAAATAATCACGAGAGAGATCTTTTCTGTGTTTATGGATACTTGAGCAAAAATACAGAAGGCagactctctcctcctctcttcctttcactctttttttttctgttagagtATCTTGTTTGTAATTAACTACAAAGAGGAGTTATCCTCCCAATAACAACTCAGTAGTGCCTTTATTGTGCATGCTTAGTCTTGTTATTCGTTGTATATGGCATTCCgatgatttgtttttttatttgttttttctcacCTACCCAAAAATGCACTGCTGCCCCCATGATGCACCTCTGCTTGCTGTTTATGTTAATGCGCTTGAACCCCACTGGCCCATTGCCATCATGTGCTCGCTGCCTGCTAATTAAGACTCAGTCGGCTGTCAAATCACTGAAGCGACCCCTCGAGGCAACCTTTGACCTGGTACTATGACCTTTCACCTTTTAGCTTGGCATGTAGCTTTATTGTagatacaagtttttttttttaatcaactttaaaatatatatccttttttCTGTTATAGAGTTGTAAAGTACAATGAAAAAACTGAGTGTGGTTTCCTGACAAAATTAGTAGAAAGACTATAATCTAAGTACATAGATGGATATCATACAATAAAAGATTCTGAAAGCCCAGCAGCCCACATTCAGTTTAACTACATTGTAGAATGTTCTGAAGAAATAGTCGGAGGACGTAAAGAGTGTATTTTTGACTGTATATTTATGTACCTGTTTGGTTAGCATGGCTTTAGTGGtagaattatttacattttaatatttatagttcagtatttaaggaaaaaaacttGCATGCTCTGGGACATTTGCATGTCTAGGTAGATCTGGGGGGAGGAGCAGAGTgggttagtttttattttatctgtttcaGTCACTCTGTACAATTAACTATTAACATTGCTTATACTTGTCAATCCTCATGGAGCTCGCAGTGcggcttttcttcttttcccaaatCAATGGCTTCTCACAGAAAGCCTGAAGCATTATGGGACATAAAGCACTTTAACACATTATAACATGTGCTCTTGTACTAGCGAGATTTTGTTTTGGACAAAAATAATGCTTCCTTTAAAGcttttatcttgctttttttttttttttcctccttaatttTTTGTTCATTGGATTTTTTCCCTCGGGTAGTTAAGTGCTCTGCTGCTTGCTTGCTCATGCTTCCTAACAATTTTAGCCTTcgactgatttttcttttttctttttctctttttactggTATTTGTTTTTTATACTCATTCACTAAACAGGGAATTCCTCAAGCTGTACTTCCCCCATTACCAAAGAGGCCTGCTCTTGAAAAAACCAACGGTGCCACCGCAGTCTTTAACACTGGTATTTTCCAATACCAACAGGCTCTAGCCAACATGCAGTTACAACAGCATACAGCATTTCTCCCACCAGGTAAGGGGTGGGGTTTCTTAATAAATTAATCTGATGATCTACAGAGAGTCCTACTGTTAGAGCAGATAAACCACACCCCAAGTTTGTTTGTAATTATAGATGAGGTGTCAGGTAAGGTGGTCAATGATGGAAACTTATCTGAGGTATCTCATGTGGTTTTCCTTAAAAACTAAGGATTGTAGCTTAATGAAATGTGGATTAAAGATCAgtggtattttatatatttatttgtgtttgtgtaatttggaaatgaaatatagttctcttttttctctttcctcaacACTTATATATGTCTGTCAAGCTATTTTATGATACTTTCTTGCTGTAAGACCCCTTTGCCTTCATTATTCCAGagttaatttaaattatataaaacagcactttcagttttgatttttatttttcagcctttttgttttcAAGGTCAAGAATGAAAACAACTATGTGTTCTAGAGCTCTTAAAAAGGGCTCTTATTGGCATCAATCAGTACACTGTTTAAAATTATGACTGTTCCTAAGCTAATATTGAAATAACCCTAAGTGCTCAGCAATGTTTAATTTATTATGGAGTTCTACATTTGTGGTTTCAGCTTATTTTCAATTTGGTAATGTATACATAATCTAGAATTATTCACACAGATTGCAAAGTTTAAAACACAGACTAGCTACTCATTTAATTACCTGGAAATTTACTCTTTTTATTCACTCTGAACTTACTTCAGAAAATACATATAAGCTCATTATTATCTGGAATTTTACTAACCAGAAACTCAAATCTCACTTTCCTCTTTATCGCTTCACCCTTATTTTCAGAATACCATGGTTTTAGAGACttacttaataaaattattttattaattaaattaatgagTAGATATATATGTCAAAAATCCAGCTCCCAATTTTATATTAGACTATACTGGCAGTATTTACAGTGTATTAGGTTCATAATACTATAAGagaatgtgaatttatttttgattcacaaaagaataaattatatgaGCTTTTAATACTAACCATAAGTTTTATACAGTACATCTTTGAAAATCAGTCAtccatatgtaaaataaatacgAAGTAACAATTAACTACAATATTCCACTAGCTGAAATAGCCAGTGCCCCAGACACGTGGATAAAATGATATTTGTACTTGTGAAATAGTATCTTTCAAATTGCAGTTTGCCCATATTGGAACAAAAACTAAATCATTTTGACCTGCAGCCTCACATTTCTCTTATGTTTTGTAATATTGTAACTTTCTTCTCAACATGCATAGTTTTTCAGAAATTAATCTTTTTGCTCTTGTGCAAGTTGCTGTGTCCCTAGATTTTCGCTGCCCCCAACAAACAATCCATCAGTTTTTCTATAGTCAGATGAGCAAAGTTTCAAGGGATTATATGTAACTATCATAATCTCtttgaagaaattaaaacttatttttgtcAGTTTATTTTATTGGCTAAAACATTACCATGAGAAGTGACCGTTTCAGCTAGACCAGAGGTAGTGAGTTATCTCGATTGATTGTTCAGTCAGTTACAGATTGAACTCCTCGTTCTACTCATTGCTGTCTTCTCACTGCTGCACTTGACTAGTCTTAAAAAATATGATAGTTTCTCTACTAAAGTCTAAAAAACAAATCTGTGCTATTTAAAGAAAGCtgaaaaaatctgttttatcaaatAGGTTTCACATTAGTTTTTGCAACAACACTCAAATGactatagttttttttctaaataagtaTAACCAATTGCATGGTATGATGACCCTTACTTGTGACACTAGTGTCTCCCTAGAATAGCTTTTTGTCTGTGGATAGAGCCAAAGATGCTAGATAAAGTTCAAATTAGGGAAAATAATAAACTCATTCATAAATCAGAATCAAACTTGTCTCTCTGTGCTAGGTTAAGCATtgctaatttaaataaaatctgcATTAATTGAAATATGCTGaaaattttaagatatatttgcatttattattatGCATTTTGCATCAGAGATATTCTATTCTTGatcaatatttctcaaatattggccaggtgcagtgactcatgcctgtaatcctagcactttgggaggccgaggcaggcagctcacttgaggtcaggagtttgaggccagcatggccaacatggcgaaaccccatctctactaaaaatctaaaaattagccggatgtggtgatgcatgcctgtagtcccagctacttgggaggttgaggcaggaaaatcccttgaacctgggaggcggagcagtgagccgagatcacatcactgcactccagcctgggcaaaggagtgagactccatctcaaaaaaaaaaaaaacacacacacaaaacaacaacaacaacaaatatacacacacacacacacacacatatttctcaaatataatCAATATAGTGTGAAATTATTGCATTAGtaacataaaataacatttatttgcaACTCAGTTTTAAGGGCCTGAAACAGCAAGTTGACCTTTATtaatcacataatcagaagtagGTAGTGACtccatgattattttaaaatattttcattcgcTGTGGCATGAAAAGGTTAAAATGGATAGCTCTTCATTATTTCTGCCCCATCACTTTGTCAGACAGTCAGAAAGGAAAGAAGTCTAATGCAGGGAATGTATATGCAAAAGCCTCAGGGGCCAGGCAGGAAACACAAGTGAAGCAAGAATAAATTGAGAGCTGTGGGGTCTGGGAGGCACAGGGGAGCACAGGCTCAGTCTAAAGAGTATAGTCAATGTTCAGACTTTGCCTTTTGTTGCCTCAGAGGATTGTCTGCCTGGCAGGTTGTACTTGCTGTCCACTGCAAACCCTTTGTGGCTCCATTTATATCATAGTCTGTGTAAACCACAATTGATTGTGTATATGCCTCATAGGGTTGGTTGTAAGAAACCCGCACAACCTAACACAGTAGCCCTGACATACAGTGTTGCTAGGTCTTATGGTCTTATGATTTTTTCCCAGATATTCTAgacatttgtatgtttatatgtgaaatttctcaatatttaaattttggcaattcagttttttaaaaacaccctTTGAGAACTAAAGGAAATCCATCTTACCACAAATTCACATGTAATCTCATGTCTAATACCTGGGAGAAAAGGAATTTCATTTTCCAAAGTTTGGTTGTTCTGCAGACAAATAATACAGAAGATTTAGATGATCAAGGAATCCGATCTGAACACAATTTAATAATTTGGAAGGTACACTTTTGAAGGCTTTATTGGAACTGGGAAGAAAAtggaattcttttatttttcgcAGCTCAGAATTTCAGTGGTCTGTAGTCTGTTGTTTCAATGATAACTTCAGATGTGTAGATCTATTTTATTCAAATTACAGTGAAGCATGGTTAGCTAAATTCTTAGAGCAGGTGGCTGCGTATAGAGTAGGTTGCTGGCAAAAGATCAGGGTTCAGTGACAAGCCAGCCAGCTAGCTAAGAAAAATTACTACATACTTTAACTTTTAAGAACAGAATTGGATTTAATATGGACATTACCCATCTAAGCATCATTCAACcatacatccatccatcctcctatCATTCtattctcccctctcctttcctctttttatccttttttccttcctcccttcctctgtcctttagttttccatccatctattcatccccCCATTTATCTATCCAcccatctttccatttattcagtcAATAAACATTGATTGTATGCCACATGGTATACCAGTATTTATGTGAAGGATTGCAAACTCATAGCTCAAGGGTAAAATCTAGtatctagaaatatttttgtttgtttaagagtgtttaaatgaaaactaaatgtaAATCCTTTAGATAGGACACATACTGTACCCTTCAGTTCCAAACGCTACAATTCCCTATTGCCTTAGGCCAGGTTGTTTCAGATATTTTGTTCAAAAGAGCTACGTTTTATTGAATGGTTGCTCTTGTTCCCTGCTGCACTGAGTGCTTTgcctacattatctcatttttttttcgcAATGCCCAGAAGGTTggcattaatattttcattttaccaaTAAGTAATTTGGAGCCTAGTAAGGTACAGTGATTTGTCCCAAGTTAAATGGCTTTTGTAAGGTTTAGATTTAAGTACAACTTGAACTCAAGTCAGGCTGACTTGGTTAGTCTCTCAATATCTATTACACGAAGACCTTAAAAATGATTTGGGAGAGTGGAAGTAGCCCTTACTGAACACCTAACTCCATGGTGTTTCACACCTTCCACCtcatttaaagataaatacaagTATTAGGTTAAATTCATATTGaagttttgtcttttcaaattTTGATATATACTTGTTTTAACCTTCCCCTTTCAGGACCAGATTGATTATTTGTAGATATTGTGCATAATTTAGGATctatttatgttatatgtatgagTTTTCACTCATGAAATTACGGCGTGTAAGAAATACCACTTTCCtttacaccattttttttttcattgaaattaaGTCTAGCTCTGAACTCTGATCTCTATCTCCCTGGGTTGAGAGAAATAACAGGCATTACTGGGAATCCAGGACTACATGCCCCAGCTCCCTCTCTTTCCTGACCTTACCTCAATGTGAGGTCCTGTACAGTCCAGTATTCTCAGACAGGCTATGCATTCTTCATGCTTCAGTCACCGCTGCTCACTGCTGATATGATCATTGTCCATGCTTGCAAGAGCTCTTAAGAAAGGTACTCCAGGGGTTCTGTGCTTGCCTTGGGTATAGGCTTCCTTGTCTATGCCCTCCAGGCTCCCATGCCCTTGAGGGCCTGATGTCTGCAGGGCTATTGTGAAAGAACAGGCTACCTACCCAGCTACCTGTGGAGCTGCACACTGCCTGCCACTTCAATCTTGAggaatttttttctctgcccTACATCACCATGTTTGCTTACCTACCATCTTCAGAATCACACCTCTTGTCTCCCTCTCTAGCATATCTCCCTCAATCAGTGTTGGCTTATGAGTTTTAACAGTTCTGAAAATACATTTACTTTAAGCAGCTTCTATTTTGGCTTATATTACAACTCTACCAAGAATAAGGCAACAAAAGGCCAGGAAACTCTTAGGTGGTGGTGTAGGTCTAAGGGCAGGGGTAGGCAGGGTTGTGTTtatacaaagaagagaaaaagatttgTCACATTTAGTATCATTAATACATGTAATcatttataattatgtatattaataaattataattaataaaaacaaagaaggtACTGCTTGTTTGGATACCAATTTTGAGAATAATCCAACTGATTGTTAACTTTTAGTCTTAAAATGATATACACTATTTTTAGAAGATCTTAATCAGCCTAATACTTCTTATAATCAACCTAAATAGGACTGAATTATTACATCGAAATTCTAacttccaactaaatcttcattacaattctttttctctcttctacttACTTCCCTTCTACTCCAAGTAATTTTAAGTATGCATACGTCTTATTTGTAAATTATCATCCTAGTTTTTCCTACATTTTCATACATATCAACTAAAATTTTTGATTTAAAAGGTCATGCaattaaaataacacatttctcagaagcaCACCATTCTGCTCTGCAAATATCTTTGTAGGAGAAATTGGAAATTGACAAATACATTCACTTAAATTTTGCTTTGTGCTGAAAATTGAGGAAAAATTTAAATTGGCCATTTGCACATTATTATTAGTAAATCAGCCCATGTAAAGATGGAAACTATGGTCATTTCAaaagtcattttcatttttggtaAGTGGGTCCTACAGCATTATGTCCTCATATTTGTGAGTTATTGCACCCTGGCTAGTATTTTCATTGCTGCCTTATGTTTATTTGCTGCAAATCCCTCTCAAAA
This region of Gorilla gorilla gorilla isolate KB3781 chromosome 2, NHGRI_mGorGor1-v2.1_pri, whole genome shotgun sequence genomic DNA includes:
- the MBNL1 gene encoding muscleblind-like protein 1 isoform X12: MAMLAQQMQLANAMMPGAPLQPVPMFSVAPSLATNASAAAFNPYLGPVSPSLVPAEILPTAPMLVTGNPGVPVPAAAAAAAQKLMRTDRLEVCREYQRGNCNRGENDCRFAHPADSTMIDTNDNTVTVCMDYIKGRCSREKCKYFHPPAHLQAKIKAAQYQVNQAAAAQAAATAAAMTQSAVKSLKRPLEATFDLGIPQAVLPPLPKRPALEKTNGATAVFNTGIFQYQQALANMQLQQHTAFLPPGSILCMTPATSVVPMVHGATPATVSAATTSATSVPFAATATANQIPIISAEHLTSHKYVTQM